A genomic stretch from Streptomyces venezuelae ATCC 10712 includes:
- a CDS encoding ATP-dependent Clp protease ATP-binding subunit yields MSMAFGSPFGSSDPFSDMLNRFFGMSPASSPPAVQRVPIGRLLTESSHELLNLAARKAGEDGTSDLDTEHLLWAATQVDPSRALLSRIGVDPEALAAQLDEVLPRESREPSAEPGLTPAAKRTLAAAYGRSQEAGVSYIGPEHILAALLDDADSGAGRLLGADDQDVRKLRGLADRASRTDGGAPAAGRQAQQPATTLDEYGRDLTDEAKAGKLDPVVGRAEEIEQTIEILSRRSKNNPVLIGEPGVGKTAIVEGLAQRIVAGEVPATLKDKRVVSLDLSGMVAGAQYRGQFEERLKKVIEDVQNAGGEIILFIDELHTVVGAGATGEGSMDAGNMLKPALARGELHVVGATTIDEYRKHIEKDAALERRFQPVLIPEPTVEETVQILEGLRDAYEAHHQVRFADGALTAAAELSDRYIGDRFLPDKAIDLMDQAGARVRLRSAGRSTEVVSREDRIAKLRREKDQAVAGEQFDKAADLKRQIAEVEGELAGIEERREGVVSVTAADIADIVSRRTGIPVSQLTASEKERLLKLEEEMHARIVGQDEAVTAVSEAVRRSRAGMGDPNRPVGSFLFLGPTGVGKTELAKTLAGLLFGDEDRMIRFDMSEFQEKHTVARLVGAPPGYVGYEEAGQLTEKVRRNPYSVVLFDEVEKAHPDVFNTLLQILDDGRLTDGQGRTVDFRHCVVIMTSNIGAHRILAHEGDAAELKDELMEDLRGRFLPEFLNRIDDIIVFHSLTEKDLSEIVDHLLDRSKHRVRAQGMTLEVTEAAKKLLVAHGYQPEFGARPLRRTIQSELDNRVASLLLGGEADPGDTIVADVIDDSLHCTVRKHEAGTGTGTEPEPEHGTAESGAAA; encoded by the coding sequence ATGTCGATGGCGTTCGGTTCACCCTTCGGTTCATCCGATCCGTTCAGCGACATGCTGAATCGGTTCTTCGGAATGTCACCGGCGTCGTCGCCCCCGGCCGTGCAGCGCGTCCCGATCGGGCGGCTGCTGACCGAGTCCTCGCACGAACTGCTCAACCTCGCCGCCCGCAAGGCCGGCGAGGACGGCACGTCCGACCTCGACACCGAGCACCTGCTCTGGGCCGCGACCCAGGTGGACCCCTCCCGCGCACTGCTGTCCCGGATCGGCGTGGACCCCGAGGCGCTCGCCGCCCAGCTCGACGAGGTGCTGCCCCGGGAATCCCGCGAGCCCTCGGCGGAACCGGGACTCACCCCGGCGGCCAAGCGCACCCTCGCCGCCGCCTACGGCCGCTCGCAGGAGGCGGGCGTGTCCTACATCGGTCCCGAGCACATCCTCGCCGCCCTCCTCGACGACGCCGACTCGGGCGCCGGGCGGCTGCTCGGCGCGGACGACCAGGACGTCAGAAAGCTGCGCGGTCTCGCCGACCGGGCGTCCCGCACCGACGGCGGCGCGCCCGCCGCCGGACGGCAGGCGCAGCAGCCCGCCACCACCCTCGACGAGTACGGCAGGGACCTCACGGACGAGGCGAAGGCGGGCAAGCTGGACCCGGTGGTCGGCCGTGCCGAGGAGATCGAGCAGACCATCGAGATCCTCTCCCGGCGCTCCAAGAACAACCCGGTGCTCATCGGCGAGCCCGGCGTCGGCAAGACCGCCATCGTCGAGGGCCTCGCCCAGCGCATCGTGGCCGGTGAGGTGCCCGCCACCCTCAAGGACAAGCGGGTCGTCTCCCTCGACCTGTCCGGCATGGTGGCCGGCGCGCAGTACCGGGGTCAGTTCGAGGAGCGTCTGAAGAAGGTCATCGAGGACGTCCAGAACGCCGGCGGCGAGATCATCCTCTTCATCGACGAACTCCACACCGTCGTCGGCGCGGGCGCGACCGGCGAGGGCTCGATGGACGCCGGCAACATGCTCAAGCCCGCCCTCGCCCGGGGCGAGCTGCACGTGGTCGGGGCGACGACGATCGACGAGTACCGCAAGCACATCGAGAAGGACGCCGCCCTCGAACGCCGCTTCCAGCCCGTCCTCATCCCGGAGCCCACGGTCGAGGAGACCGTGCAGATCCTCGAAGGACTGCGGGACGCGTACGAGGCCCACCACCAGGTCCGGTTCGCCGACGGAGCCCTCACGGCGGCGGCCGAACTCTCCGACCGGTACATCGGCGACCGCTTCCTGCCCGACAAGGCCATCGACCTGATGGACCAGGCGGGCGCGCGGGTACGGCTGCGCAGCGCCGGCCGCTCCACCGAGGTCGTCAGCCGGGAGGACCGCATCGCCAAGCTGCGCCGCGAGAAGGACCAGGCCGTCGCCGGCGAGCAGTTCGACAAGGCCGCGGACCTGAAGCGGCAGATCGCCGAGGTGGAGGGCGAGCTGGCGGGCATCGAGGAGCGCCGGGAGGGCGTTGTCTCGGTCACCGCCGCCGACATCGCCGACATCGTCTCGCGCCGCACCGGCATCCCGGTCTCCCAGCTCACCGCCAGCGAGAAGGAGCGGCTGCTGAAGCTGGAGGAGGAGATGCACGCCAGGATCGTCGGCCAGGACGAGGCCGTCACCGCCGTCTCGGAGGCGGTGCGCCGCAGCCGGGCCGGCATGGGAGACCCGAACCGCCCCGTCGGCTCGTTCCTCTTCCTCGGGCCCACCGGCGTCGGCAAGACCGAGCTCGCCAAGACGCTCGCCGGCCTGCTCTTCGGCGACGAGGACCGGATGATCCGCTTCGACATGAGCGAGTTCCAGGAGAAGCACACGGTCGCCCGGCTCGTCGGTGCCCCTCCCGGCTATGTCGGGTACGAGGAGGCCGGCCAGCTCACCGAGAAGGTGCGGCGCAACCCGTACAGCGTGGTCCTCTTCGACGAGGTGGAGAAGGCGCACCCCGACGTGTTCAACACGCTGCTCCAGATCCTCGACGACGGTCGGCTCACCGACGGCCAGGGCCGTACCGTCGACTTCCGCCACTGTGTGGTGATCATGACGTCCAACATCGGCGCGCATCGCATCCTGGCGCACGAGGGCGACGCGGCCGAGCTCAAGGACGAGCTGATGGAGGACCTGCGGGGACGCTTCCTGCCCGAGTTCCTCAACCGCATCGACGACATCATCGTCTTCCACAGCCTCACCGAGAAGGACCTGTCGGAGATCGTCGACCACCTCCTGGACCGCAGCAAGCACCGGGTCCGCGCGCAGGGCATGACCCTGGAGGTCACCGAGGCGGCGAAGAAGCTCCTGGTGGCCCACGGCTATCAGCCGGAGTTCGGCGCCCGCCCGCTGCGGCGGACGATCCAGTCGGAACTCGACAACCGCGTGGCGTCCCTGCTGCTCGGCGGGGAGGCGGACCCGGGGGACACGATCGTCGCCGACGTGATCGACGACTCCCTGCACTGCACCGTACGCAAGCACGAGGCCGGGACCGGCACGGGCACGGAACCCGAGCCCGAGCACGGGACCGCGGAGAGCGGCGCGGCGGCGTGA
- the fdhD gene encoding formate dehydrogenase accessory sulfurtransferase FdhD: MGRVTVRRRVLRVREGDSSYRPDTLAAEEPMEIRVGGRPLTVTMRTPGDDFDLAVGFLVSEGVLRSADELAGIRYCAGATADGGNTYNVVDVALAPGVAAPDASLERNFYTTSSCGLCGKASLDAVRTTAAWTVDEDPLRIGTDVLAALPDRLRAAQRVFDSTGGLHAAGLFSAEGELLCLREDVGRHNAVDKVVGHALREGLVPLRGSVLMVSGRASFELVQKAVMAGIPLLAAVSAPSSLAVDLAAESGLTLVGFLRGASMNVYTGVERLDPLPVA, from the coding sequence ATGGGACGAGTGACCGTACGGCGGCGCGTGCTGCGCGTGCGCGAGGGTGACTCCTCCTACCGCCCGGACACCCTGGCCGCCGAGGAGCCGATGGAGATCCGGGTCGGCGGGCGCCCGCTCACGGTGACCATGCGCACGCCCGGCGACGACTTCGACCTCGCGGTCGGTTTCCTGGTCAGCGAGGGCGTGCTGCGCTCCGCCGACGAGCTGGCCGGCATCCGCTACTGCGCGGGCGCCACCGCCGACGGGGGCAACACGTACAACGTCGTCGACGTCGCTCTCGCGCCCGGCGTCGCCGCGCCCGACGCCTCGCTGGAACGCAACTTCTACACGACGTCCTCGTGCGGTCTGTGCGGCAAGGCGAGCCTGGACGCGGTGCGCACGACGGCCGCCTGGACGGTCGACGAGGACCCGCTGCGGATCGGGACGGACGTCCTCGCGGCCCTCCCGGATCGGCTGCGGGCGGCCCAGCGGGTCTTCGACAGCACGGGCGGTCTGCACGCCGCCGGACTCTTCTCCGCCGAGGGCGAGCTGCTGTGCCTGCGGGAGGACGTCGGCCGGCACAACGCCGTGGACAAGGTCGTCGGCCACGCCCTGCGCGAGGGCCTCGTGCCGCTGCGCGGGTCGGTCCTGATGGTCAGCGGGCGGGCCTCGTTCGAGCTGGTGCAGAAGGCGGTGATGGCCGGCATCCCGCTGCTCGCGGCCGTCTCCGCGCCCTCCTCCCTCGCCGTGGACCTGGCGGCCGAGAGCGGTCTGACCCTGGTCGGCTTCCTGCGCGGCGCGTCGATGAACGTGTACACGGGCGTCGAGCGCCTCGACCCGCTGCCGGTCGCCTGA
- a CDS encoding Dyp-type peroxidase, whose translation MVVVQPVVAPPARAAVFLVVTVNPGGEATVREALQDLSGLTRSVSFRSPESRLTCVTGIGSTGWDRLVGGPRPRELHPFPPLAGPRHRAPATPGDLLFHLRAGRMDLCFELARLIMESLAGAVTVVDEVHGFAYFDDRDLLGFVDGSENPEGPVAAEAVHIGDEDPVFRGGSYVHVQKYLHDMPAWDSLTVEQQEHVIGRAKGSNVEMADDVKPADSHVALNTIVDEDGVTRQIFRANMPFGQIGDGEFGTYFIGYARTPAVTELMLRNMFLGSPPGSTDRILDFSRAVTGGLFFVPSADLLDDLPAPQPDAAAATQGDSLGIGGLKGA comes from the coding sequence ATGGTCGTCGTCCAACCCGTCGTCGCCCCGCCCGCGCGGGCCGCCGTCTTCCTGGTCGTCACCGTCAACCCCGGCGGCGAGGCCACCGTGCGGGAGGCGCTCCAGGACCTGTCCGGCCTGACCCGGTCGGTGTCCTTCCGCTCCCCCGAATCCCGTCTCACCTGCGTCACCGGGATCGGCTCCACGGGCTGGGACCGGCTCGTCGGCGGCCCCCGCCCCCGCGAACTCCACCCCTTCCCGCCGCTGGCCGGGCCCCGCCACCGCGCCCCGGCCACCCCCGGCGACCTGCTCTTCCACCTGCGGGCCGGGCGCATGGACCTCTGCTTCGAACTCGCCAGGCTGATCATGGAGAGCCTGGCCGGCGCGGTGACCGTCGTCGACGAGGTGCACGGCTTCGCGTACTTCGACGACCGCGACCTGCTCGGCTTCGTCGACGGCAGCGAGAACCCGGAGGGCCCGGTGGCCGCCGAGGCCGTCCACATCGGCGACGAGGACCCCGTCTTCCGCGGCGGCAGCTACGTCCACGTGCAGAAGTACCTGCACGACATGCCGGCCTGGGACTCCCTCACCGTGGAACAGCAGGAACACGTCATCGGCCGCGCCAAGGGGTCCAACGTGGAGATGGCGGACGACGTCAAACCCGCCGACTCGCACGTCGCGCTGAACACGATCGTCGACGAGGACGGCGTCACCCGGCAGATCTTCCGCGCGAACATGCCCTTCGGACAGATCGGCGACGGCGAGTTCGGCACCTACTTCATCGGGTACGCACGGACCCCGGCCGTCACCGAGCTGATGCTGCGCAACATGTTCCTCGGCAGCCCCCCGGGCAGCACGGACCGCATCCTCGACTTCTCCCGGGCCGTGACCGGCGGCCTCTTCTTCGTGCCCAGCGCGGACCTCCTCGACGACCTGCCCGCCCCGCAGCCGGACGCGGCCGCCGCCACCCAGGGAGATTCCCTGGGAATCGGCGGACTGAAAGGAGCCTGA
- a CDS encoding family 1 encapsulin nanocompartment shell protein has protein sequence MTTPDATPTPHLGPDTTNLHRELAPITPAAWAEIEEEARRTFRRNVAGRRVVDVPDAAGPELAAVGTGHLTDMAPPAPGVTARLRDARPLVELRVPFTVDRAAVDDVERGSKDSDWQPVKDAARAMAFVEDRMIFDGYGAAGVDGLRARSSNPVVRLPVEPSDYPDAVSRALTALRLAGVDGPYALLLGAEEYRAVSETSDHGYPIAAHLARMLDGSPIWAPALSGGFVLSTRGGDFELFLGQDLAIGYTGHDAHSVQLYFQETLTFRTYTDEAVVVLEAPNVP, from the coding sequence ATGACGACCCCCGACGCCACGCCCACCCCGCACCTCGGCCCCGACACCACCAACCTGCACCGCGAACTCGCCCCGATCACCCCGGCGGCCTGGGCCGAGATCGAGGAGGAGGCCCGCCGCACCTTCCGCCGCAACGTCGCGGGACGCCGGGTCGTCGACGTCCCCGACGCCGCGGGTCCGGAACTCGCCGCCGTCGGCACGGGACACCTCACCGACATGGCCCCGCCCGCGCCCGGCGTCACCGCCCGGCTGCGGGACGCGCGGCCCCTGGTCGAGCTCAGGGTGCCGTTCACCGTCGACCGGGCCGCCGTCGACGACGTCGAGCGCGGCTCGAAGGACTCCGACTGGCAGCCCGTCAAGGACGCGGCGCGCGCCATGGCGTTCGTCGAGGACCGGATGATCTTCGACGGATACGGGGCGGCGGGTGTCGACGGACTGCGCGCCCGCTCCTCGAACCCCGTCGTCCGGCTGCCCGTCGAACCGAGCGACTACCCCGACGCGGTCAGCCGCGCCCTGACCGCGCTGCGGCTCGCCGGCGTCGACGGGCCGTACGCCCTGCTGCTCGGCGCCGAGGAGTACCGGGCGGTCAGCGAGACCTCCGACCACGGCTACCCCATCGCCGCGCACCTCGCCCGGATGCTCGACGGCTCCCCGATCTGGGCCCCGGCCCTCAGCGGCGGATTCGTCCTCTCCACCCGCGGCGGCGACTTCGAACTGTTCCTGGGCCAGGACCTGGCGATCGGCTACACCGGCCACGACGCCCACAGCGTCCAGCTGTACTTCCAGGAGACGCTGACCTTCCGCACGTACACGGACGAGGCCGTCGTCGTCCTGGAGGCTCCGAACGTCCCGTGA
- a CDS encoding GreA/GreB family elongation factor — protein sequence MTGGPEPISAAAREALERELDELRTEREAVAVTLRDGGGDETGDRADQADELQRGTELTRLDRRIDELHGRLREAAVAGAPRTDAVGVGSTVTVRFEDGTETTVQIGEVAAVLDATMVTADSPLGGALLGHRAGDTVTYVTPQGRTTAVVVSLGD from the coding sequence ATGACCGGTGGACCCGAGCCCATCAGCGCCGCCGCCCGCGAGGCACTGGAGCGGGAACTCGACGAACTGCGCACCGAACGCGAGGCCGTCGCCGTCACCCTCAGGGACGGGGGCGGCGACGAGACGGGCGACCGGGCCGACCAGGCCGACGAGCTCCAACGCGGCACGGAGCTCACCCGGCTGGACCGCCGCATCGACGAGCTCCACGGCCGGCTGCGCGAGGCGGCCGTCGCGGGAGCCCCCCGTACCGACGCGGTCGGCGTGGGCAGCACCGTGACCGTCCGGTTCGAGGACGGCACGGAGACCACCGTCCAGATCGGCGAGGTCGCGGCGGTCCTCGACGCGACCATGGTCACCGCCGACAGCCCGCTGGGCGGCGCCCTGCTCGGCCACCGCGCGGGAGACACCGTCACCTATGTGACGCCCCAGGGCCGGACCACCGCGGTCGTCGTCTCCCTCGGCGACTAG
- a CDS encoding maltokinase N-terminal cap-like domain-containing protein, whose amino-acid sequence MAVIHHTTMQPTKLELLAAWLPTRAWHPGGDVRPAKAGGFRLDDPAGEVGIEFMAVADGEGDTAATYLVPMTYRSGPLEGAEHALIGTSEHGILGTRWIYDGAHDPVLAAQLYALLAGRTEAQAQSQSDAPDPTVAVTRIAAETGTAADAELVRAEDGPDHTDVVVRAPGAPTPLTLRVRRVLRPGRDADPAAGGRITAEWQLPDGTTARGVFADAH is encoded by the coding sequence ATGGCCGTCATCCACCACACCACCATGCAGCCCACCAAGCTGGAACTGCTCGCCGCGTGGCTGCCGACCCGGGCCTGGCACCCCGGCGGGGACGTGCGGCCGGCGAAGGCCGGCGGCTTCCGGCTCGACGACCCGGCCGGCGAGGTGGGCATCGAGTTCATGGCTGTCGCCGACGGCGAGGGCGACACGGCGGCCACGTACCTCGTCCCCATGACGTACCGATCCGGCCCCCTCGAAGGCGCCGAGCACGCCCTCATCGGCACCTCCGAGCACGGGATCCTCGGCACCCGCTGGATCTACGACGGGGCCCACGACCCGGTGCTGGCCGCCCAGTTGTACGCCCTCCTCGCCGGCCGGACCGAGGCGCAGGCCCAGTCGCAGAGCGACGCCCCCGACCCCACCGTCGCCGTCACCCGGATCGCGGCCGAGACCGGAACCGCGGCGGACGCGGAGCTCGTGCGGGCCGAGGACGGCCCCGACCACACCGACGTGGTGGTCCGCGCCCCGGGCGCGCCGACTCCGCTGACCCTGCGGGTGCGGCGCGTCCTGCGCCCCGGCCGGGACGCCGACCCGGCCGCCGGCGGCCGGATCACCGCCGAGTGGCAGCTGCCCGACGGCACCACCGCCCGCGGCGTCTTCGCCGACGCCCACTGA
- a CDS encoding trypsin-like serine peptidase — protein MPNGPRNVSPVATATEQIFGDLKEVAERVRGQLEAEIAESTFELPADVAPAAEISRFAREERARVLEAGVSGLEKLAAHREDELDGDESFGVEAIVLMEGRPAILVQRQDFAPQHDEWAVLDGQRAAIRESLARIGRVEVSGHPRLDWIGTAFLVGPRTVMTNRHVAVEFARSADDGGRWAFEYGMSARVDPAEELPVDGVAPPASPAPYEVTEIIGIHPDVDMALLRVEPAADGGLPTPLAVAADAPASVPGRPVYVVGYPAWDGRRNEPESMRRIFMDVYNVKRLQPGVATEFTPGGLVMKHDCSTLGGNSGSPVLDLTDHRVLGLHFGGRYRTGNFAVPLWELVDDPLLAAAEVNWV, from the coding sequence ATGCCGAACGGACCACGGAACGTGTCGCCGGTCGCGACCGCCACGGAGCAGATCTTCGGCGATCTGAAGGAGGTCGCCGAGCGGGTACGCGGACAACTCGAGGCGGAGATCGCCGAGTCGACCTTCGAGCTGCCCGCCGATGTGGCGCCCGCCGCCGAGATCTCCCGCTTCGCCCGGGAGGAGCGGGCGCGCGTCCTGGAGGCCGGGGTCAGCGGCCTGGAGAAGCTGGCCGCCCACCGGGAGGACGAACTCGACGGCGACGAGTCCTTCGGGGTGGAGGCGATCGTCCTCATGGAGGGCCGCCCGGCGATCCTGGTGCAGCGCCAGGACTTCGCCCCGCAGCACGACGAGTGGGCGGTCCTGGACGGGCAACGGGCCGCCATCCGTGAGTCGTTGGCACGGATCGGCCGGGTCGAGGTCAGCGGGCATCCCCGGCTCGACTGGATCGGCACCGCGTTCCTCGTGGGTCCGCGCACGGTGATGACCAACCGTCATGTGGCGGTGGAGTTCGCGCGGTCGGCGGACGACGGTGGCCGCTGGGCCTTCGAGTACGGCATGTCGGCGCGGGTCGACCCGGCGGAGGAGCTGCCGGTGGACGGGGTGGCGCCGCCCGCGTCCCCGGCCCCGTACGAGGTCACCGAGATCATCGGCATCCACCCGGATGTCGACATGGCCCTGCTGCGCGTCGAGCCCGCCGCGGACGGGGGCCTGCCCACTCCGCTGGCGGTGGCGGCGGACGCCCCGGCGAGCGTCCCCGGCCGCCCGGTGTACGTGGTGGGGTATCCGGCCTGGGACGGCCGGCGCAACGAGCCCGAGTCGATGCGCCGGATCTTCATGGACGTCTACAACGTGAAGCGGCTCCAGCCGGGGGTGGCGACCGAGTTCACCCCGGGCGGTCTGGTGATGAAGCACGACTGCTCGACGCTCGGCGGGAACAGCGGCTCCCCCGTCCTGGACCTCACCGACCACCGCGTCCTCGGCCTCCACTTCGGCGGCCGCTACCGCACGGGCAACTTCGCGGTGCCGCTGTGGGAGCTGGTGGACGACCCACTGCTCGCGGCCGCCGAGGTCAACTGGGTGTAG